tttattaagatagATGGTAAACAAATGAATAGCCCTACAATGAATaacaacaatataaatatacagcataaaaatattacaataggAGCAAGTTGCGCTACTTATTTTTACATTAatccattatacatgtaagaatTACTTATGTATCTAAAAATAGGTTTGCAATGATATTCATCTGTAATGTCTATAAACACTATATTATTCTAAATCATAAAACAGTTAAACATACCATTCTATGGGAATGCGCTCTTGTACAGTATTATAACTCTATGGTATGTACAGTGTACTATCTGGTATGGCAACAACAAATTATTGTAAAGTTTACATTAATAAACTTGTACTTATGTTCACAATATAAAGGGATAAAAACAGTGAACATATTCATGTTATTCTTATCTATTAAAAAGTTGATATCTCACAAAATCATTCACTCTTACTGTGCATGAGCTATTGTTTTAATTTGGCAAAATTATAGAATTCACTGTTAATGAAATGTATAActattaatcaaattataaaaattagtaATGTTAACTTACCAAGAGGTAGAGTTTGTTACGTTTCAAAAGTCAGCTTTCAGATTACGAAAAAAACCCACTCTCTTTGATGTGACAAAGAAATATGACAAACCAGCTCCAAGAATTTGGAGGGAAATATCAACAaccaataaaatcaaagaagacAAAACTAAAAACCAATTGAATACCTAGATACATTATATATTTGGCCAGAAccttcaggttgcacaacactattaatttttactatatattcttaccaaaattacgcaactttagatacgggtagcaagtttaaaacaaacttctgggtaaattcctctttacaacttttaaaacaattgttcctaaccaatttagtagcaaaaaacacacagccatccacaaaggcacgagagtttgtttacatcaaagttacacatgtgcttgaaaatcatgtccgagccctttcacacccctgcctaaacaactggcatcaaaaattcaagtgaccttGTATTTGtacaaaggtgggaaaatcaggcattttacatgttgttttttatctcataaaaaagtacagtccctggCGCCGgtggaaaactcctaaaaacgaaggggaattcgggaattattttcactcagccatgttttgacgtgaaccttcgaaaaaatagtgttgtgatacctgcatTACAACCCTAAGGCAATTTATACCATGGTCAAGATAGCTGCCTGTTCTATTCAATTGACCATGACcagatttttaagtttattaaagattttattatatactttagtattaagttttaagtttatttaaacaataattaaaacataattatattaatttaattatcaataaattaattacttttatttatagatttattaatttcataattaataaaTCTGTAACTCCTACACAAAGGCTACTTAAAGTTCATTCATTGACAAAAACATGTAGGGTAAAAATGTGATAATAGTAATCTTTCCTGTTGTGTGTAACTTTCAGAtggtgttaaatttttttgattaaCCAATTAGtgagtttgttttttattccaTGGCCAATGAAGGCTTCACTAGAGATGTAAAGACACTCTGGTCCTTCACCACCTTGCAATACAAACACTTACCATTCTGCTCAtcaatttattatcataataatgAGTCTTAGTTTTATCATCCAGCCTGTACTTTTTTTCCCTTCAAACTTTACTGTATCGTTTAAATAAAATGTCAGATATGTAAGAAAACATAATCATATAAAAACTAAAAGGGCCTCTATGTATCTGTATTTAAAGTACTTGGGGTGTGCTGCAGGTACCTTAGGCTTAGTAACCTTCTTCTTGACTGGGGTTGTGGTTGCTGTGTCTGCCATGGCTTCGGACGAAACGAAAACGCTGTACAATTCACTGCGAACTAATACGAGGAAATAGTGAAGTCTCACGCTCTCGCTGCTTTTGTTTACAGCGGGCGCGGACGTCCTCGAAAACATCCCTTAAAATCGAGCGCATATGCATAGTAGAATCGATGTGTGTTTTGATGCCGATGTTTACATCCTTGCTGCGCCGTTTAATGAGTACCGATTGcagctattttatgaaaatcacaTTGTGTGGATATATCCCTACCATATCATCTGCATATTTTACGTAAATTCTCCGCTAAAGGAACTCAAATGAAAGGAAAACGTAGGACAGAGTAGCAAATTCCAACTCCAAATGCCGATAAAGTCACGCAATgtctttaaaattgataattattcacagaaaattacatttttttaacgtcCAACATACAGACATAAGTGTATTGTATATCGTCTATTGTGTAGAAGGCCCATACATATCTTCTTTTAAGTGAAATTCACACCAGGTCCATACACCCAGAAACACACGATACACAGAACAAGAGCAAGAgagaattataaatttttaaagttgtcagaaagaaaaacaaataaataaaataaaaaaagaaagaaaaagtcgTCACTTTgataataatatcaaaatattcagtGTCAAAAGTCAtaggattttttgaaaaataaagaaaattgaattacaTTATCTACTTTACGCGAAGTGCGATGTGCAGTATAGTACGTGCAAGAAAACGGCGTTATGTTAACAAATGCACATACAGTCAAAAAGCATATCAACATAAATATAGATATACTAAGGTAGTAGTTGATCATGAATTGGGAAAAAAAACGGGTGATGAATGACGTGAATAAATAATTAGTTCATTTGTGCAATCATGATAACATTGCCAAAACTGCAGTTTTCACGTGTGCACATCTTACTTAGACCTTAATTTGTAATGCGCAGACCATGCATACGTAGGTGAATGTACATTCACCGTTTTGATATCAATTCAaatagaaaaagaataataataataataataataataaaataacgcACAAATGATCTCCCCCATGAAACACTGTATAAAATCAGAATCGGATGTCGCAATTGTTCAAGTACATATCATTCTAACATTATGCATGCATTTATATCACTAGTTTAACCAATGAGCATGATCgagatttgagctcaaattttaattttttcacacACTAATGTATTTTTGAGGGGTAactgatataaattaaatttgtgtTTAGCATTTGAGAGCGTTGGAACAACATCAAATTGGATATTAATtgaacatgaatagaaatttaTGTAATAGGTTGACGGTGTGTGGCAATGCATTCAATAAACGTGTAATGGGTATCTGCATTGTATATGTCTGCTTAATTACATGCTATAGagacatcttttcgaaaaatatgGGTGGCCGTGAAAACGGCCGTTTGGTACAGACAAGTCAAGTCGACAGGGCTGACTTTTTACTTGGCGGCTGGCTTCTGGGTCTTCTTGGGGAGGAGCACGGCCTGGATGTTGGGCAAAACACCACCCTGTGCGATGGTCACACCGGACAGAAGTTTGTTCAACTCCTCGTCGTTGCGGATAGCAAGCTGCAGATGACGGGGGATGATTCTGGTTTTCTTGTTGTCACGGGCTGCGTTGCCTGCCAACTCCAACACTTCAGCGGCCAAGTACTCAAGGACAGCGGCCAGATACACTGGGGCACCGGCTCCCACTCTCTCGGCGTAGTTGCCCTTCCTCAGCAGACGGTGGATACGACCAACGGGAAACTGTAGTCCGGCACGGGAAGATCGGCTCTTTGCCTTTCCCTTCACTTTGCCTCCTTTACCACGTCCTGACATTTTAGATTGGTGTGTGGGTTGGGCGctgacaaaattaaatcaacGAATAACACGCCATGCGCTGCGCCACTCTATTTAAACACTTCCACGGATTGAGATGATCCACCAATCACAGCGCTCGTTTTAAACGCACCTCGGGCGTCCTGACCAATATGATGTTTACAAAGACGTCCGCAATTTACCTGTACGCTTCAATCCGCCTCGTGTTATATATAAATCTACCGAGAGCAATGCGCCATTCATAGTTTCAGTCTTCACACTGTAAACATGCCACCCAAAGTTGGATCTAAAGGTTCTAAGAAAGCTGCCACCAAGGCTAAGGCCCAGAGAACTGGGGACAAGAAGAAGCGCAGGAGGAGGAGGGAATCCTACGCTATCTACATCTACAAAGTCTTGAAACAGGTGCACCCTGACACTGGAGTTTCCAGCAAGGCCATGAGCATCATGAATTCTTTCGTCAATGACATCTTCGAGAGAATTGCCGCTGAGGCCTCCCGTCTGGCCCACTACAACAAACGCTCAACCATCACCAGCAGAGAAATCCAGACTGCAGTCCGCCTTCTCCTGCCAGGTGAATTGGCCAAGCATGCTGTCTCTGAAGGTACCAAAGCTGTCACCAAGTACACCAGCAGCAAGTAAACTGCAGGGATATGTAGTTGACATAACCAAACGGCCCTTTTCAGGGCCACACAATTTTTTCGAAAAGCTACCATCATTACAATACGCAGTTACTGGTACATTAAATTTGTGTTCAATAGTCATGATTGTTTCAAGACTATACATTCACTATCAAAATGAGTACCCATCTTCACAGAAACTGAAATTACAACAGGCTGTCACATCTAAGAATAAAAAAGTTCTGTCTCTATTACTGTACACCAATTACTTATTGATCTTCATTATTCAATATTATCGTAcaatttaatatatcaaaacagTGCAATCTACAATATGGTCATAAAATAATGAGCTAAACATTATCAGTGTCTGCTTTTCAATCATGATTAAAGTCAATTTCACTGCCctatattttaatagttttaatcCTTTTCACCATAgcaatttaatatcatttcaacatgtaagataataaaaatacaattctgcagttttcaattaaaatttctgATTTCAATTACTTATTCTGTCATGTTTTAGACACTTACAAGAGAAATCAATGAGGGTTGGAGGATCAAATGAcatgaatatatttctttacattATCATTAAATCAATGCGCAATAACTGAcctatttaaatttaaacaatagtATAGTCATCTTCTGACATGTGAAATGTGGCTTACTTTAATATCATTCTTTGATTAGGCTAAGTGTAAAAGTGATTGTTCATAACTCATGTGACTTCCATCCACTCTTATTTCGAGTGCATGTGGCAGGGGAAATGAATGCTAACTCATTACTAATGACAGGTAAAAGTGTAGTATGTCTCACAGAGTGTGTCGGTGTATTTCACAGCATTTGTGATAGAGGCATCTTTTCTAAAAGTTTGGTGGCCGTTAAAACGGCCGTTTGTTTGTTGTCAGTGCTGCAAGCACACAGGAGTGGCAGTTTAACCGCCGAATCCGTAGAGGGTACGTCCCTGTCTCTTCAGAGCGTAGACAACGTCCATGGCTGTGACGGTCTTTCTCTTGGCATGCTCTGTGTATGTGACTGCATCACGGATGACGTTCTCGAGGAAGACTTTCAAGACACCACGGGTTTCCTCGTAGATGAGTCCAGAGATACGTTTAACTCCACCTCTACGTGCAAGACGACGGATGGCAGGCTTGGTGATACCCTGGATGTTGTCTCGAAGAACTTTCCTGTGACGCTTGGCGCCCCCCTTTCCAAGACCTTTTCCTCCTTTACCACGACCAGACATGTTTACGTTCAGTGAAGATGTACTGAGATGAACTTTGTCTCGCGATACCAAATTATATATAGCTTCAATTTACGACCCGTGAGAAGGCACCATACCTTGAAAAGTTCGGCAGCACAAACTAGGCGATTAGTAAAGTCAACGCTGATTGGCTAAGGTATAAACCCGCCTCGGGCCTTATCTGTTTTACATGGAATCCACATACACACATCTTACATATTTACTGTGTCGGTTTTCTTATCATAGTTTATActtaatttatatcattaactgttacaaaatattagatatatatacatgtttatataagtGTACTGCACACCTGTACAATTCATCGAAAAGAATTAAATTGGTAATAAATGAATGTGcagtgtgtaaaaaaaaaaaaccacaaaacaaaacaaaaaaaagacaaaaagaaaaaaaacctgatcaACAGGATGTATCAAATGGTATGAGGCAAAAGATATGGTCAGAGCCAGTAGCTAAAATCTAAGAGACATTAACTGATTTCACTaaattaatgtaatttattCAAAAGACACAATATGATTCCTGTATTCCTTCTCCATAAAGGAACATACTcctattttaataataattagcAGATTGACCTTTAGGAACATCATGACTATGTTATAAATCCATAATATAAGAATGATAatggtatttacatttttgttataattaaagatatcttcttcttttttctttttttttaatgtacacatTTGTGTTAGTTTGAGTTTTGCTCGCAGTGGGACAGTTACCATTTATAGCAATAGTTTTGACAGTTTGTGATATATCAATTCACTGTTTCTCATGTTGTCCATTTGTTAAGAAAGTTACCACTGAAATATACCTGTATtgctgtatttattttattcatgggATATATATGTGTGCGTGTGTTTATGCGAGCCatcttacatatatttattatagaTGAATGCACGCTTATTCAATAATTAGAGTATCAATTGTATGTAATGTGAAGGCATCTTTTCTAAAGGTTTTGGTGGCCGTGAAAACGGCCGTTTTGAGTTTGTCAAGAGACAAAGGAGAATCTAAGCTCTCTCGCCACGGATACGTCTGGCAAGCTGGATATCTTTGGGCATGATGGTGACTCTCTTGGCGTGGATAGCGCACAAGTTGGTGTCCTCAAAGAGTCCGACAAGGTAGGCTTCGCTGGCTTCCTGGAGAGCCATGACGGCTGAACTCTGGAAACGCAGGTCGGTCTTGAAGTCCTGAGCAATCTCACGGACCAGACGCTGGAATGGCAGTTTCCTGATCAGCAGCTCTGTGCTTTTCTGGTATCTCCTGATCTCACGAAGAGCGACGGTTCCTGGCCTGTATCTGTGGGGTTTCTTGACGCCACCAGTTGCTGGAGCGCTCTTACGGGCTGCCTTGGTGGCCAGTTGTTTACGTGGAGCTTTACCTCCAGTAGATTTTCTTGCGGTCTGCTTGGTACGTGCCATCTTCGACGAGTGTCAAATGAATGAATGAGCCAGACGGTCCTCTGTATACACTTTATACCGAGTCGACGATTAACTGTCTGCTCTCCGATATCACAGCACCCCCACTAACGACAATCGCCATTGGTGATCTTGACCGAGAGAGGTGGTCAGCGATTAGTCGATAATAACCCGTTCCGATTGGCCAGGTGAAAAAATCATTTCGATCCGGCTTTTGCACAGAATTTGTGTACTCCGAAAAATATCGTCCGTGTACTTAGTGGAacaaaacttttattccaattatAACTAAAACTTATTTGATTTACATAGAGTATTAAACACCATCTATATTCTACAGGATGTAattgatactttaaaaaaaagcaaaaacaaactGATCAATTAAATAACAACCCATTAGAATATTGCACAACTTACATTCACTCAATATTTTAACCTAATGATTCTCTGGCATTAAAATGGGAATAGTATATGCTGAATGATCATCTGATATCTCAATTCAATTACAATAAACCCAGCatcataacccccccccccccttaataaattaataagtaaataaaGATATAGATTTATCAAAGAGAAACATAAAAGATCTATAATTCAGAAGATCTACGTCATAtgcatttatatgttttatcattcatGATTTAGCTAAGTAACAAAAGAACTTACTTTTATAGTTTGATTTGCACAGAAATATCCGGGCATGTAAGTCCAAAACACTAGTTGTAATTGTAAATACAGACACAATGAGAGCCACTTGATTCTGGAAAGAGAGGGGAAAAAAATCTCAGGAAGACTGTATGTTTCAAAGTTCATCATGCAAACTATAAGgtgtagatttcagttttttGCTATCCTGTTCAGTGTCaaagaaagaagaaagaaagaaagaataatgtaaCCAGAGTAgaatcataataaaataatgttaaaaaaaatgcatgtttgttctctctctctctctctctctctctctctttctctctctctctctctctctcttctctctctctctctctctctctctctctctctctctctctctctctctctctctctctctctctctctctctctctctctctctctctctctctctctctctctctctctctctctctctccgtatGTTTCCTTTCAATCAGAATTCAACATCACTAATCTTATGATAACTAATCTTATGATAATGTGTATCAACCCACTTTCTAGTTAGTCTACAACATATATGAATGATGTACATTATTTGTTGTACTCATATCGCTTAGCCTTATAAATGTTGGATTTGAATaatgtaaatgcatgtattttttttttgtgtattcaCTAAACAGACCTCAATCAATATCATGCAGTTAGTTGCAggagcaaaataaaaaacaaaaaacacattcATAGCTATGTTTGGTGTTTGTTATTTCTCTCATCTCACCCCCCACccataatttttctttcaaatcttCATTACTACTCCTGTAAATTTTACTACTCGAGTATTCATACTCTGGTCTGTAGCCGTGAACATTATGAAAAAAGCATGCACCTTGCATTACAAACCCTTGCCATGTTACTCAtttacaatttgtttatatCTCCTTTTTAATATCTTATTTGTGAGTTTGTGTTgttaatgccccccccccccttctgaaCCATACCATAGTCAGATATGAATTAATAATATGTAATAACACATTATCACAGAAAAACTAGAAGGGGCTTAATGTACCTGTATAAAGTGTATATGAATTCATTGTACTTGCATGTTTCTTTGCAACTTGCATTTGTAATTAAGGcatcttttcgaaaaatatTGGTAGCCCTGAAAAGGGCTTTTGTTGAAGGTTTGCAATCTGCAATGATGCTATGATTGCTTATTTTTTAGCTGCTGTCTTCTTGGGAGTCTTGGCTTTCTTTGGCTTGGCTGCTGCTGCTGCTTTTTTCGGAGTCTTGGCCTTCTTTGGCTTGGCTGCTGCCTTCTTAGGGGATTTGGCTGCCGTCTTCTTCTTGGGTGTCTTAACTTTCTTAGGTCCAGCTGCTTTCTTGGGggacttcttcttcttctcagCAGTCTTTTTCTCCCCTGCCGCCTTCCTAGGCTTAACAGCTGTGGCCTTCTTTGGTTTGGCTGCCTTGGGTTTGGTGACTTTCTTCGCCTTTGGTTTTTTCTCTGTCTTTGGCTTGTCTCCTAACTTGAAAGAGCCAGTGGCGCCTGTTCCTTTGGCTTGTTTCAGAGCGCCTTTCTTCACTCCGTTCTTGAGTGCCATTTTAAGGTGGACATTAATGGGGTTGACGTCGTTTCCCACTTTAAAGTTGGCCATTATGTACTTCAGAATGGCCTGTCTGGAAGATCCACCACGCTCTTTCAGAGATTCCAAGGCGGCCCTGATCATGTCAACGTACTTGGGGTGTGCTGCAGGTACCTTAGGCTTAGTAACCTTCTTCTTGACTGGGGTTGTGGTTGCTGTGTCTGCCATGGCTTCGGACGAAACGAAAACGCTGTACAATTCACTGCGAACTAATACGAGGAAATAGTGAAGTCTCACGCTCTCGCTGCTTTTGTTTACAGCGGGCGCGGACGTCCTCGAAAACATCCCTTAAAATCGAAGCGCATATGCATAGTAGAATTGATGTGTGTTTTGATGCCGATGTTTACATCCTTGCTGCGCCGTTTAATGAGTACCGATTGcagctattttatgaaaatcacaTTGTGTGGATATATCCCTACCATATCATCTGCATATTTTACGTAAATTCTCCGCTAAAGGAACTCAAATGAAAGGAAAACGTAGGACAGAGTAGCAAATTCCAACTCCAAATGCCGATAAAGTCACGCAATgtctttaaaattgataattattcacagaaaattacttttttttaacgtCCAACATACAGACATAAGTGTATTGTATATCGTCTATTGTGTAGAAGGCCCATACATATCTTCTTTTAAGTGAAATTCACACCAGGTCCATACACCCAGAAACACACGATACACAGAACAAGAGCAAGAgagaattataaatttttaaagttgtcagaaagaaaaacaaataaataaaataaaataagaaagaaaaagtcgtcactttaataataatatcaaaatattcagtGGCAAAAGTCAtaggattttttgaaaaataaagaaaattgaattacaTTATCTACTTTACGCGAAGTGCGATGTACAGTATAGTACGTGCAAGAAAACGGCGTTATGTTAACAAATGCACATACAGTCAAAAAGCATATCAACATAAATATAGATATACTAAGGTAGTAGTTGATCATGAATTGGGAAAAAAAACGGGTGATGAATGACGTGAATAAATAATTAGTTCATTTGTGCAATCATGATAACATTGCCAAAACTGCAGTTTTCACGTGTGCACATCTTACTTAGACCTTAATTTGTAATGCGCAGACCATGCATACGTAGGTGAATGTACATTCACCGTTTGGATATCAATTCAaatagaaaaagaataataataataataataaaataacgcACAAATGATCTCCCCCATGAAACACTGTATAAAATCAGAATCGGATGTCGCAATTGTTCAAGTACATATCATTCTAACATTATGCATGCATTTATATCACTAGTTTAACCAATGTCAAACATGATCgagatttgagctcaaattttaattttttcacacACTAATGTATTTTTGAGGGGTAGctgatataaattaaatttgtgtTTAGCATTTGAGAGCGTTGGAACAACATCAAATTGGATATTAATtgaacatgaatagaaattcatgtaataGGTTGACGGTGTGTGGCAATGCATTCAATAAACGTGTAATGGGTATCTGCATTGTATATGTGTGCTTAATTACATGCTATAGagacatcttttcgaaaaatatgGGTGGCCGTGAAAACGGCCGTTTGGTACAGACAAGTCAAGTCGACAGGGCTGACTTTTTACTTGGCGGCTGGCTTCTGGGTCTTCTTGGGGAGGAGCACGGCCTGGATGTTGGGCAAAACACCACCCTGTGCGATGGTCACACCGGACAGAAGTTTGTTCAACTCCTCGTCGTTGCGGATAGCAAGCTGCAGATGACGGGGGATGATTCTGGTTTTCTTGTTGTCACGGGCTGCGTTGCCTGCCAACTCCAACACTTCAGCGGCCAAGTACTCAAGGACAGCGGCCAGATACACTGGGGCACCGGCTCCCACTCTCTCGGCGTAGTTGCCCTTCCTCAGCAGACGGTGGATACGACCAACGGGAAACTGTAGTCCGGCACGGGAAGATCGGCTCTTTGCCTTTCCCTTCACTTTGCCTCCTTTACCACGTCCTGACATTTTAGATTGGTGTGTGGGTTGGGCGctgacaaaattaaatcaacGAATAACACGCCATGCGCTGCGCCACTCTATTTAAACACTTCCACGGATTGAAATGATCCACTAATCACAGCGCTCGTTTTAAACGCACCTCGGGCGTCCTGACCAATATGATGTTTACAAAGACGTCCGCAATTTACCTGTACGCTTCAATCCGCCTCGTGTTATATATAAATCTACCGAGAGCAATGCGCCATTCATAGTTTCAGTCTTCACACTGTAAACATGCCACCCAAAGTTGGATCTAAAGGTTCTAAGAAAGCTGCCACCAAGGCTAAGGCCCAGAGAACTGGGGACAAGAAGAGGCGCAGGAGGAGGAGGGAATCCTACGCTATCTACATCTACAAAGTCTTGAAACAGGTGCACCCTGACACTGGAG
The nucleotide sequence above comes from Magallana gigas chromosome 2, xbMagGiga1.1, whole genome shotgun sequence. Encoded proteins:
- the LOC105320415 gene encoding histone H2A, which gives rise to MSGRGKGGKVKGKAKSRSSRAGLQFPVGRIHRLLRKGNYAERVGAGAPVYLAAVLEYLAAEVLELAGNAARDNKKTRIIPRHLQLAIRNDEELNKLLSGVTIAQGGVLPNIQAVLLPKKTQKPAAK
- the LOC136272778 gene encoding histone H2B-like, whose amino-acid sequence is MPPKVGSKGSKKAATKAKAQRTGDKKKRRRRRESYAIYIYKVLKQVHPDTGVSSKAMSIMNSFVNDIFERIAAEASRLAHYNKRSTITSREIQTAVRLLLPGELAKHAVSEGTKAVTKYTSSK
- the LOC136272779 gene encoding histone H4, with protein sequence MSGRGKGGKGLGKGGAKRHRKVLRDNIQGITKPAIRRLARRGGVKRISGLIYEETRGVLKVFLENVIRDAVTYTEHAKRKTVTAMDVVYALKRQGRTLYGFGG
- the LOC136272782 gene encoding histone H3 — encoded protein: MARTKQTARKSTGGKAPRKQLATKAARKSAPATGGVKKPHRYRPGTVALREIRRYQKSTELLIRKLPFQRLVREIAQDFKTDLRFQSSAVMALQEASEAYLVGLFEDTNLCAIHAKRVTIMPKDIQLARRIRGERA
- the LOC105320422 gene encoding histone H1-delta-like, whose translation is MFSRTSAPAVNKSSESVRLHYFLVLVRSELYSVFVSSEAMADTATTTPVKKKVTKPKVPAAHPKYVDMIRAALESLKERGGSSRQAILKYIMANFKVGNDVNPINVHLKMALKNGVKKGALKQAKGTGATGSFKLGDKPKTEKKPKAKKVTKPKAAKPKKATAVKPRKAAGEKKTAEKKKKSPKKAAGPKKVKTPKKKTAAKSPKKAAAKPKKAKTPKKAAAAAKPKKAKTPKKTAAKK